A region from the Candidatus Electrothrix scaldis genome encodes:
- a CDS encoding metallophosphoesterase, translating into MTEPNKISRRRFFRLGLYALAPYGLALGDGFFIERQWLSIKHLVLSDAPTCRIAHFTDVHHKGGIAYFNKVITTINSLQPDIVCFTGDLIEEASYLEEAIGCLEGIQAPLYGIPGNHDDWSGISYDSLKTCFEATGGAWLLDQEVLAADGKVAITGSAGQTFRPPSPVQKGKQREEAAVKRILLHHYPASADTIEQQFDLILAGHSHGGQVRLPFYGAITVPYGVGKYEKGLFQTQAGPLFVNAGIGYWALPVRILCRPEIALIEI; encoded by the coding sequence ATGACAGAGCCAAACAAAATCTCCCGCCGCAGATTCTTTCGCTTAGGCCTCTATGCCCTGGCCCCGTATGGTCTGGCCTTGGGTGATGGCTTTTTTATCGAACGCCAATGGCTCAGCATCAAACACCTGGTGTTAAGCGATGCCCCGACCTGCCGCATTGCCCATTTCACCGATGTCCATCATAAGGGCGGTATTGCCTATTTCAACAAAGTCATCACTACAATCAACAGCCTTCAGCCGGATATCGTCTGCTTTACCGGCGACCTCATCGAAGAAGCATCCTATCTTGAGGAGGCCATAGGCTGCTTAGAAGGAATTCAAGCCCCGCTCTATGGCATACCGGGCAACCATGACGATTGGAGCGGCATCTCCTATGATTCCCTGAAAACATGCTTTGAGGCCACTGGTGGGGCCTGGTTACTTGATCAGGAAGTCCTGGCAGCGGACGGCAAGGTCGCCATTACCGGTTCAGCTGGACAGACCTTTCGTCCGCCCTCCCCTGTACAGAAGGGGAAACAGAGAGAAGAGGCTGCCGTTAAACGAATACTCCTCCATCATTATCCAGCCTCTGCTGACACAATAGAGCAACAATTTGATCTTATCCTGGCGGGGCATTCACATGGAGGACAGGTGCGACTTCCCTTTTACGGCGCCATCACGGTCCCTTATGGGGTAGGGAAATACGAGAAAGGTTTATTTCAAACGCAGGCGGGTCCGCTCTTTGTCAATGCGGGTATAGGATACTGGGCACTTCCCGTACGTATCCTGTGCAGGCCGGAGATAGCCCTGATAGAAATTTAA